From Scleropages formosus chromosome 25, fSclFor1.1, whole genome shotgun sequence, a single genomic window includes:
- the LOC108921599 gene encoding disks large homolog 1 isoform X22 has product MKVESLECIFDGPSVLGNEEIPATAFSTLYSQNDVPLQQTDAAPPSAPIIPVIPISPVPAETAVISSPASQANPPPVVVNTDSLDSPPYVNGTEADYEYEEITLERGNSGLGFSIAGGTDNPHIGEDPSIFITKVIPGGAAAQDGRLRVNDCILRVNDVDVRDVTHSKAVEALKEAGSIVRLYVRRRKPQSEKVMEIKLVKGPKGLGFSIAGGVGNQHIPGDNSIYVTKIIEGGAAHKDGKLQIGDKLLAVNSVCLEEVSHEDAVAALKNTPDVVYLKVAKPTSVFTNDGFAPPDITSSYSQQVENHISPPSYLGQPVATPTTGRSSPTSKVPPGDEEMTREPRKVVLHRGSTGLGFNIVGGEDGEGIFISFILAGGPADLCGELRKGDRIVSVNGVDLRSATHEQAAAALKNAGQTVTIVAQYRPEEYSRFEAKIHDLREQMMNSSISSGSGSLRTNQKRSLYVRALFDYDKTKDSGLPSQGLNFKFGDILHVVNASDDEWWQARKVTPDGDVEEVGVIPSKRRVEKKERARLKTVKFNSKSRDKGQSFNDKRKKNLFSRKFPFYKNKDQSEQETSDVDQHVTSNASDSESSYRGQEEYVLSYEPVNQQEVNYTRPVIVLGPMKDRINDDLISEFPDKFGSCVPHTTRPKRDYEVDGRDYHFVTSREQMEKDIQDHKFIEAGQYNNHLYGTSVQSVREVAEKGKHCILDVSGNAIKRLQIAQLYPVAIFIKPKSVDNIMEMNKRLTEEQGKKTFDRAMKLEQEFTEHFTAIVQGDTLEEIYEQVKQIIEEQSGSYIWVPAKEKL; this is encoded by the exons CAGACAGATGCTGCTCCTCCCTCTGCTCCCATAATCCCCGTGATCCCTATATCGCCAGTCCCTGCTGAGACCGCCGTCATCTCCTCACCCGCGTCACAg GCGAATCCCCCACCTGTGGTGGTGAACACTGACAGTTTGGACAGTCCACCATAT GTGAATGGTACAGAAGCTGATTATGAATATGAGGAAATCACGCTTGAACGG GGAAATTCAGGTCTGGGCTTCAGCATTGCAGGTGGTACTGACAACCCCCACATTGGTGAGGATCCCAGTATCTTCATCACTAAAGTCATCCCAGGTGGCGCAGCTGCACAAGATGGCCGACTCAG GGTCAACGATTGCATACTGAGGGTGAACGACGTGGATGTGAGGGACGTGACGCACAGCAAGGCCGTGGAGGCCCTGAAGGAAGCCGGGTCCATTGTCAGACTGTATGTCAGAAGAAGAAAACCGCAGTCGGAAAAGGTCATGGAAATCAAGCTTGTCAAAGGTCCTAAAG GCCTCGGCTTTAGCATTGCAGGTGGCGTGGGCAATCAGCACATTCCTGGGGACAACAGCATCTATGTTACCAAGATCATCGAGGGTGGGGCTGCGCACAAGGATGGCAAGCTGCAAATTGGAGACAAGCTTCTGGCT GTGAATAGCGTTTGCCTTGAGGAGGTCAGTCATGAGGATGCTGTAGCCGCCCTAAAGAACACTCCAGATGTGGTGTACCTGAAGGTAGCCAAGCCTACCAGTGTCTTCACAAATGATGGCTTTGCCCCCCCAGACATCACCAGCT CCTACTCCCAGCAGGTGGAAAACCATATCAGTCCCCCATCATACCTGGGTCAGCCAGTGGCAACACCTACCACGGGTCGCAGCTCCCCCACATCCAAGGTCCCTCCGGGGGATGAGGAGATGACACG GGAGCCCAGGAAGGTTGTGCTGCACCGGGGTTCCACAGGACTGGGCTTCAACATCGTGGGTGGTGAAGATGGCGAGGGCATTTTCATCTCCTTCATTTTGGCTGGGGGTCCCGCTGACCTGTGTGGAGAGCTCCGTAAAGGGGACCGCATTGTGTCG GTGAACGGAGTGGATCTGCGCAGCGCCACCCATGAGCAGGCAGCAGCTGCGCTGAAGAATGCGGGTCAAACTGTCACCATTGTGGCACAATACCGACCTGAGG AATACAGCCGATTTGAGGCCAAAATCCATGACCTTCGGGAACAGATGATGAACAGCAGCATCAGCTCTGGATCCGGCTCGCTGCGGACCAACCAGAAGAGGTCCTTGTATGTCAG GGCTCTGTTTGACTATGACAAGACGAAAGACTCTGGACTTCCCAGTCAAGGCCTCAACTTCAAGTTCGGCGACATCCTGCATGTGGTAAATGCATCGGATGATGAGTGGTGGCAGGCAAGGAAGGTGACACCTGATGGGGATGTGGAGGAGGTTGGTGTCATTCCCAGCAAGAGAAG agtggaaaagaaagagagggCCAGGTTAAAGACAGtcaaattcaattcaaaatCACGGGACAAAGGG CAGTCATTCAATGACAAGCGTAAAAAGAATCTCTTTTCCCGAAAGTTCCCTTTCTACAAGAACAAGGACCAGAGCGAGCAGGAAACGAGTGATGTTGACC AGCATGTCACTTCTAACGCCAGCGATAGTGAGAGTAGTTACC GTGGCCAAGAGGAGTATGTCTTGTCATATGAGCCCGTCAACCAGCAGGAAG TGAACTATACCCGTCCAGTGATTGTTCTGGGACCGATGAAGGACCGGATAAATGACGACCTCATCTCCGAGTTCCCTGACAAATTTGGATCTTGTGTTCCTC ACACAACCAGACCGAAGAGAGACTACGAGGTGGATGGTAGAGACTACCACTTTGTCACTTCGCGAGAGCAGATGGAGAAGGACATCCAGGATCACAAGTTCATTGAGGCTGGCCAGTATAACAACCACCTGTACGGGACCAGTGTGCAGTCTGTGCGGGAGGTGGCCGAGAAG ggAAAACATTGCATTCTGGATGTTTCTGGCAACGCCATCAAGAGGCTTCAGATCGCTCAGCTGTATCCTGTTGCCATTTTCATTAAACCAAAATCGGTGGATAACATCAT GGAGATGAACAAGAGGTTGACGGAGGAACAGGGCAAGAAGACGTTCGACAGGGCCATGAAGCTGGAGCAGGAATTTACGGAGCACTTCACAG CCATCGTTCAAGGGGACACTCTGGAGGAGATATACGAGCAGGTCAAACAGATCATAGAGGAGCAGTCTGGTTCCTACATATGGGTACCAGCCAAGGAGAAGTTGTGA
- the LOC108921599 gene encoding disks large homolog 1 isoform X20 produces the protein MCRCRGSRGASASGSGSGSGGPKLKQWVKRSSSEELPSRWQQLLAFFSRRNAFTDCITAGAGQQTDAAPPSAPIIPVIPISPVPAETAVISSPASQANPPPVVVNTDSLDSPPYVNGTEADYEYEEITLERGNSGLGFSIAGGTDNPHIGEDPSIFITKVIPGGAAAQDGRLRVNDCILRVNDVDVRDVTHSKAVEALKEAGSIVRLYVRRRKPQSEKVMEIKLVKGPKGLGFSIAGGVGNQHIPGDNSIYVTKIIEGGAAHKDGKLQIGDKLLAVNSVCLEEVSHEDAVAALKNTPDVVYLKVAKPTSVFTNDGFAPPDITSSYSQQVENHISPPSYLGQPVATPTTGRSSPTSKVPPGDEEMTREPRKVVLHRGSTGLGFNIVGGEDGEGIFISFILAGGPADLCGELRKGDRIVSVNGVDLRSATHEQAAAALKNAGQTVTIVAQYRPEEYSRFEAKIHDLREQMMNSSISSGSGSLRTNQKRSLYVRALFDYDKTKDSGLPSQGLNFKFGDILHVVNASDDEWWQARKVTPDGDVEEVGVIPSKRRVEKKERARLKTVKFNSKSRDKGQSFNDKRKKNLFSRKFPFYKNKDQSEQETSDVDQHVTSNASDSESSYRGQEEYVLSYEPVNQQEVNYTRPVIVLGPMKDRINDDLISEFPDKFGSCVPHTTRPKRDYEVDGRDYHFVTSREQMEKDIQDHKFIEAGQYNNHLYGTSVQSVREVAEKGKHCILDVSGNAIKRLQIAQLYPVAIFIKPKSVDNIMEMNKRLTEEQGKKTFDRAMKLEQEFTEHFTAIVQGDTLEEIYEQVKQIIEEQSGSYIWVPAKEKL, from the exons CAGACAGATGCTGCTCCTCCCTCTGCTCCCATAATCCCCGTGATCCCTATATCGCCAGTCCCTGCTGAGACCGCCGTCATCTCCTCACCCGCGTCACAg GCGAATCCCCCACCTGTGGTGGTGAACACTGACAGTTTGGACAGTCCACCATAT GTGAATGGTACAGAAGCTGATTATGAATATGAGGAAATCACGCTTGAACGG GGAAATTCAGGTCTGGGCTTCAGCATTGCAGGTGGTACTGACAACCCCCACATTGGTGAGGATCCCAGTATCTTCATCACTAAAGTCATCCCAGGTGGCGCAGCTGCACAAGATGGCCGACTCAG GGTCAACGATTGCATACTGAGGGTGAACGACGTGGATGTGAGGGACGTGACGCACAGCAAGGCCGTGGAGGCCCTGAAGGAAGCCGGGTCCATTGTCAGACTGTATGTCAGAAGAAGAAAACCGCAGTCGGAAAAGGTCATGGAAATCAAGCTTGTCAAAGGTCCTAAAG GCCTCGGCTTTAGCATTGCAGGTGGCGTGGGCAATCAGCACATTCCTGGGGACAACAGCATCTATGTTACCAAGATCATCGAGGGTGGGGCTGCGCACAAGGATGGCAAGCTGCAAATTGGAGACAAGCTTCTGGCT GTGAATAGCGTTTGCCTTGAGGAGGTCAGTCATGAGGATGCTGTAGCCGCCCTAAAGAACACTCCAGATGTGGTGTACCTGAAGGTAGCCAAGCCTACCAGTGTCTTCACAAATGATGGCTTTGCCCCCCCAGACATCACCAGCT CCTACTCCCAGCAGGTGGAAAACCATATCAGTCCCCCATCATACCTGGGTCAGCCAGTGGCAACACCTACCACGGGTCGCAGCTCCCCCACATCCAAGGTCCCTCCGGGGGATGAGGAGATGACACG GGAGCCCAGGAAGGTTGTGCTGCACCGGGGTTCCACAGGACTGGGCTTCAACATCGTGGGTGGTGAAGATGGCGAGGGCATTTTCATCTCCTTCATTTTGGCTGGGGGTCCCGCTGACCTGTGTGGAGAGCTCCGTAAAGGGGACCGCATTGTGTCG GTGAACGGAGTGGATCTGCGCAGCGCCACCCATGAGCAGGCAGCAGCTGCGCTGAAGAATGCGGGTCAAACTGTCACCATTGTGGCACAATACCGACCTGAGG AATACAGCCGATTTGAGGCCAAAATCCATGACCTTCGGGAACAGATGATGAACAGCAGCATCAGCTCTGGATCCGGCTCGCTGCGGACCAACCAGAAGAGGTCCTTGTATGTCAG GGCTCTGTTTGACTATGACAAGACGAAAGACTCTGGACTTCCCAGTCAAGGCCTCAACTTCAAGTTCGGCGACATCCTGCATGTGGTAAATGCATCGGATGATGAGTGGTGGCAGGCAAGGAAGGTGACACCTGATGGGGATGTGGAGGAGGTTGGTGTCATTCCCAGCAAGAGAAG agtggaaaagaaagagagggCCAGGTTAAAGACAGtcaaattcaattcaaaatCACGGGACAAAGGG CAGTCATTCAATGACAAGCGTAAAAAGAATCTCTTTTCCCGAAAGTTCCCTTTCTACAAGAACAAGGACCAGAGCGAGCAGGAAACGAGTGATGTTGACC AGCATGTCACTTCTAACGCCAGCGATAGTGAGAGTAGTTACC GTGGCCAAGAGGAGTATGTCTTGTCATATGAGCCCGTCAACCAGCAGGAAG TGAACTATACCCGTCCAGTGATTGTTCTGGGACCGATGAAGGACCGGATAAATGACGACCTCATCTCCGAGTTCCCTGACAAATTTGGATCTTGTGTTCCTC ACACAACCAGACCGAAGAGAGACTACGAGGTGGATGGTAGAGACTACCACTTTGTCACTTCGCGAGAGCAGATGGAGAAGGACATCCAGGATCACAAGTTCATTGAGGCTGGCCAGTATAACAACCACCTGTACGGGACCAGTGTGCAGTCTGTGCGGGAGGTGGCCGAGAAG ggAAAACATTGCATTCTGGATGTTTCTGGCAACGCCATCAAGAGGCTTCAGATCGCTCAGCTGTATCCTGTTGCCATTTTCATTAAACCAAAATCGGTGGATAACATCAT GGAGATGAACAAGAGGTTGACGGAGGAACAGGGCAAGAAGACGTTCGACAGGGCCATGAAGCTGGAGCAGGAATTTACGGAGCACTTCACAG CCATCGTTCAAGGGGACACTCTGGAGGAGATATACGAGCAGGTCAAACAGATCATAGAGGAGCAGTCTGGTTCCTACATATGGGTACCAGCCAAGGAGAAGTTGTGA
- the LOC108921599 gene encoding disks large homolog 1 isoform X19, giving the protein MTTCPQRCEFWRASEDTARRNPRLRHAHSEVTDSLPSQRPGKGILESAHRCYSSCTLPVSSRSRTRFLNLRDSVRKSPTKSTAKVASTGGLRAALSLDKANPPPVVVNTDSLDSPPYVNGTEADYEYEEITLERGNSGLGFSIAGGTDNPHIGEDPSIFITKVIPGGAAAQDGRLRVNDCILRVNDVDVRDVTHSKAVEALKEAGSIVRLYVRRRKPQSEKVMEIKLVKGPKGLGFSIAGGVGNQHIPGDNSIYVTKIIEGGAAHKDGKLQIGDKLLAVNSVCLEEVSHEDAVAALKNTPDVVYLKVAKPTSVFTNDGFAPPDITSSYSQQVENHISPPSYLGQPVATPTTGRSSPTSKVPPGDEEMTREPRKVVLHRGSTGLGFNIVGGEDGEGIFISFILAGGPADLCGELRKGDRIVSVNGVDLRSATHEQAAAALKNAGQTVTIVAQYRPEEYSRFEAKIHDLREQMMNSSISSGSGSLRTNQKRSLYVRALFDYDKTKDSGLPSQGLNFKFGDILHVVNASDDEWWQARKVTPDGDVEEVGVIPSKRRVEKKERARLKTVKFNSKSRDKGQSFNDKRKKNLFSRKFPFYKNKDQSEQETSDVDQHVTSNASDSESSYRGQEEYVLSYEPVNQQEVNYTRPVIVLGPMKDRINDDLISEFPDKFGSCVPHTTRPKRDYEVDGRDYHFVTSREQMEKDIQDHKFIEAGQYNNHLYGTSVQSVREVAEKGKHCILDVSGNAIKRLQIAQLYPVAIFIKPKSVDNIMEMNKRLTEEQGKKTFDRAMKLEQEFTEHFTAIVQGDTLEEIYEQVKQIIEEQSGSYIWVPAKEKL; this is encoded by the exons ATGACCACCTGCCCTCAGCGTTGTGAGTTCTGGCGTGCTTCTGAGGACACCGCGAGAAGGAATCCACGTTTGCGGCATGCTCATTCAGAGGTCACAGACTCTCTGCCATCGCAGCGGCCAGGCAAAGGTATCCTAGAGAGTGCCCACCGCTGCTATAGCTCCTGCACGCTCCCCGTCTCCTCCAGGAGCAGGACACGCTTCCTCAACCTGCGGGACAGTGTGAGAAAAAGCCCAACCAAAAGCACGGCCAAAGTTGCCTCCACTGGTGGCCTGCGGGCTGCGCTTTCGCTTGACAAG GCGAATCCCCCACCTGTGGTGGTGAACACTGACAGTTTGGACAGTCCACCATAT GTGAATGGTACAGAAGCTGATTATGAATATGAGGAAATCACGCTTGAACGG GGAAATTCAGGTCTGGGCTTCAGCATTGCAGGTGGTACTGACAACCCCCACATTGGTGAGGATCCCAGTATCTTCATCACTAAAGTCATCCCAGGTGGCGCAGCTGCACAAGATGGCCGACTCAG GGTCAACGATTGCATACTGAGGGTGAACGACGTGGATGTGAGGGACGTGACGCACAGCAAGGCCGTGGAGGCCCTGAAGGAAGCCGGGTCCATTGTCAGACTGTATGTCAGAAGAAGAAAACCGCAGTCGGAAAAGGTCATGGAAATCAAGCTTGTCAAAGGTCCTAAAG GCCTCGGCTTTAGCATTGCAGGTGGCGTGGGCAATCAGCACATTCCTGGGGACAACAGCATCTATGTTACCAAGATCATCGAGGGTGGGGCTGCGCACAAGGATGGCAAGCTGCAAATTGGAGACAAGCTTCTGGCT GTGAATAGCGTTTGCCTTGAGGAGGTCAGTCATGAGGATGCTGTAGCCGCCCTAAAGAACACTCCAGATGTGGTGTACCTGAAGGTAGCCAAGCCTACCAGTGTCTTCACAAATGATGGCTTTGCCCCCCCAGACATCACCAGCT CCTACTCCCAGCAGGTGGAAAACCATATCAGTCCCCCATCATACCTGGGTCAGCCAGTGGCAACACCTACCACGGGTCGCAGCTCCCCCACATCCAAGGTCCCTCCGGGGGATGAGGAGATGACACG GGAGCCCAGGAAGGTTGTGCTGCACCGGGGTTCCACAGGACTGGGCTTCAACATCGTGGGTGGTGAAGATGGCGAGGGCATTTTCATCTCCTTCATTTTGGCTGGGGGTCCCGCTGACCTGTGTGGAGAGCTCCGTAAAGGGGACCGCATTGTGTCG GTGAACGGAGTGGATCTGCGCAGCGCCACCCATGAGCAGGCAGCAGCTGCGCTGAAGAATGCGGGTCAAACTGTCACCATTGTGGCACAATACCGACCTGAGG AATACAGCCGATTTGAGGCCAAAATCCATGACCTTCGGGAACAGATGATGAACAGCAGCATCAGCTCTGGATCCGGCTCGCTGCGGACCAACCAGAAGAGGTCCTTGTATGTCAG GGCTCTGTTTGACTATGACAAGACGAAAGACTCTGGACTTCCCAGTCAAGGCCTCAACTTCAAGTTCGGCGACATCCTGCATGTGGTAAATGCATCGGATGATGAGTGGTGGCAGGCAAGGAAGGTGACACCTGATGGGGATGTGGAGGAGGTTGGTGTCATTCCCAGCAAGAGAAG agtggaaaagaaagagagggCCAGGTTAAAGACAGtcaaattcaattcaaaatCACGGGACAAAGGG CAGTCATTCAATGACAAGCGTAAAAAGAATCTCTTTTCCCGAAAGTTCCCTTTCTACAAGAACAAGGACCAGAGCGAGCAGGAAACGAGTGATGTTGACC AGCATGTCACTTCTAACGCCAGCGATAGTGAGAGTAGTTACC GTGGCCAAGAGGAGTATGTCTTGTCATATGAGCCCGTCAACCAGCAGGAAG TGAACTATACCCGTCCAGTGATTGTTCTGGGACCGATGAAGGACCGGATAAATGACGACCTCATCTCCGAGTTCCCTGACAAATTTGGATCTTGTGTTCCTC ACACAACCAGACCGAAGAGAGACTACGAGGTGGATGGTAGAGACTACCACTTTGTCACTTCGCGAGAGCAGATGGAGAAGGACATCCAGGATCACAAGTTCATTGAGGCTGGCCAGTATAACAACCACCTGTACGGGACCAGTGTGCAGTCTGTGCGGGAGGTGGCCGAGAAG ggAAAACATTGCATTCTGGATGTTTCTGGCAACGCCATCAAGAGGCTTCAGATCGCTCAGCTGTATCCTGTTGCCATTTTCATTAAACCAAAATCGGTGGATAACATCAT GGAGATGAACAAGAGGTTGACGGAGGAACAGGGCAAGAAGACGTTCGACAGGGCCATGAAGCTGGAGCAGGAATTTACGGAGCACTTCACAG CCATCGTTCAAGGGGACACTCTGGAGGAGATATACGAGCAGGTCAAACAGATCATAGAGGAGCAGTCTGGTTCCTACATATGGGTACCAGCCAAGGAGAAGTTGTGA
- the LOC108921599 gene encoding disks large homolog 1 isoform X18, which translates to MNYIFGNNTLYPRGSRGASASGSGSGSGGPKLKQWVKRSSSEELPSRWQQLLAFFSRRNAFTDCITAGAGQQTDAAPPSAPIIPVIPISPVPAETAVISSPASQANPPPVVVNTDSLDSPPYVNGTEADYEYEEITLERGNSGLGFSIAGGTDNPHIGEDPSIFITKVIPGGAAAQDGRLRVNDCILRVNDVDVRDVTHSKAVEALKEAGSIVRLYVRRRKPQSEKVMEIKLVKGPKGLGFSIAGGVGNQHIPGDNSIYVTKIIEGGAAHKDGKLQIGDKLLAVNSVCLEEVSHEDAVAALKNTPDVVYLKVAKPTSVFTNDGFAPPDITSSYSQQVENHISPPSYLGQPVATPTTGRSSPTSKVPPGDEEMTREPRKVVLHRGSTGLGFNIVGGEDGEGIFISFILAGGPADLCGELRKGDRIVSVNGVDLRSATHEQAAAALKNAGQTVTIVAQYRPEEYSRFEAKIHDLREQMMNSSISSGSGSLRTNQKRSLYVRALFDYDKTKDSGLPSQGLNFKFGDILHVVNASDDEWWQARKVTPDGDVEEVGVIPSKRRVEKKERARLKTVKFNSKSRDKGQSFNDKRKKNLFSRKFPFYKNKDQSEQETSDVDQHVTSNASDSESSYRGQEEYVLSYEPVNQQEVNYTRPVIVLGPMKDRINDDLISEFPDKFGSCVPHTTRPKRDYEVDGRDYHFVTSREQMEKDIQDHKFIEAGQYNNHLYGTSVQSVREVAEKGKHCILDVSGNAIKRLQIAQLYPVAIFIKPKSVDNIMEMNKRLTEEQGKKTFDRAMKLEQEFTEHFTAIVQGDTLEEIYEQVKQIIEEQSGSYIWVPAKEKL; encoded by the exons CAGACAGATGCTGCTCCTCCCTCTGCTCCCATAATCCCCGTGATCCCTATATCGCCAGTCCCTGCTGAGACCGCCGTCATCTCCTCACCCGCGTCACAg GCGAATCCCCCACCTGTGGTGGTGAACACTGACAGTTTGGACAGTCCACCATAT GTGAATGGTACAGAAGCTGATTATGAATATGAGGAAATCACGCTTGAACGG GGAAATTCAGGTCTGGGCTTCAGCATTGCAGGTGGTACTGACAACCCCCACATTGGTGAGGATCCCAGTATCTTCATCACTAAAGTCATCCCAGGTGGCGCAGCTGCACAAGATGGCCGACTCAG GGTCAACGATTGCATACTGAGGGTGAACGACGTGGATGTGAGGGACGTGACGCACAGCAAGGCCGTGGAGGCCCTGAAGGAAGCCGGGTCCATTGTCAGACTGTATGTCAGAAGAAGAAAACCGCAGTCGGAAAAGGTCATGGAAATCAAGCTTGTCAAAGGTCCTAAAG GCCTCGGCTTTAGCATTGCAGGTGGCGTGGGCAATCAGCACATTCCTGGGGACAACAGCATCTATGTTACCAAGATCATCGAGGGTGGGGCTGCGCACAAGGATGGCAAGCTGCAAATTGGAGACAAGCTTCTGGCT GTGAATAGCGTTTGCCTTGAGGAGGTCAGTCATGAGGATGCTGTAGCCGCCCTAAAGAACACTCCAGATGTGGTGTACCTGAAGGTAGCCAAGCCTACCAGTGTCTTCACAAATGATGGCTTTGCCCCCCCAGACATCACCAGCT CCTACTCCCAGCAGGTGGAAAACCATATCAGTCCCCCATCATACCTGGGTCAGCCAGTGGCAACACCTACCACGGGTCGCAGCTCCCCCACATCCAAGGTCCCTCCGGGGGATGAGGAGATGACACG GGAGCCCAGGAAGGTTGTGCTGCACCGGGGTTCCACAGGACTGGGCTTCAACATCGTGGGTGGTGAAGATGGCGAGGGCATTTTCATCTCCTTCATTTTGGCTGGGGGTCCCGCTGACCTGTGTGGAGAGCTCCGTAAAGGGGACCGCATTGTGTCG GTGAACGGAGTGGATCTGCGCAGCGCCACCCATGAGCAGGCAGCAGCTGCGCTGAAGAATGCGGGTCAAACTGTCACCATTGTGGCACAATACCGACCTGAGG AATACAGCCGATTTGAGGCCAAAATCCATGACCTTCGGGAACAGATGATGAACAGCAGCATCAGCTCTGGATCCGGCTCGCTGCGGACCAACCAGAAGAGGTCCTTGTATGTCAG GGCTCTGTTTGACTATGACAAGACGAAAGACTCTGGACTTCCCAGTCAAGGCCTCAACTTCAAGTTCGGCGACATCCTGCATGTGGTAAATGCATCGGATGATGAGTGGTGGCAGGCAAGGAAGGTGACACCTGATGGGGATGTGGAGGAGGTTGGTGTCATTCCCAGCAAGAGAAG agtggaaaagaaagagagggCCAGGTTAAAGACAGtcaaattcaattcaaaatCACGGGACAAAGGG CAGTCATTCAATGACAAGCGTAAAAAGAATCTCTTTTCCCGAAAGTTCCCTTTCTACAAGAACAAGGACCAGAGCGAGCAGGAAACGAGTGATGTTGACC AGCATGTCACTTCTAACGCCAGCGATAGTGAGAGTAGTTACC GTGGCCAAGAGGAGTATGTCTTGTCATATGAGCCCGTCAACCAGCAGGAAG TGAACTATACCCGTCCAGTGATTGTTCTGGGACCGATGAAGGACCGGATAAATGACGACCTCATCTCCGAGTTCCCTGACAAATTTGGATCTTGTGTTCCTC ACACAACCAGACCGAAGAGAGACTACGAGGTGGATGGTAGAGACTACCACTTTGTCACTTCGCGAGAGCAGATGGAGAAGGACATCCAGGATCACAAGTTCATTGAGGCTGGCCAGTATAACAACCACCTGTACGGGACCAGTGTGCAGTCTGTGCGGGAGGTGGCCGAGAAG ggAAAACATTGCATTCTGGATGTTTCTGGCAACGCCATCAAGAGGCTTCAGATCGCTCAGCTGTATCCTGTTGCCATTTTCATTAAACCAAAATCGGTGGATAACATCAT GGAGATGAACAAGAGGTTGACGGAGGAACAGGGCAAGAAGACGTTCGACAGGGCCATGAAGCTGGAGCAGGAATTTACGGAGCACTTCACAG CCATCGTTCAAGGGGACACTCTGGAGGAGATATACGAGCAGGTCAAACAGATCATAGAGGAGCAGTCTGGTTCCTACATATGGGTACCAGCCAAGGAGAAGTTGTGA